One Papaver somniferum cultivar HN1 chromosome 10, ASM357369v1, whole genome shotgun sequence genomic window carries:
- the LOC113315456 gene encoding zinc finger protein ZAT1-like, protein MNSTEQPSTASRLNTESTEQQQSTASRVFECKTCGKGFSSFQALGGHRASHKKLRLVKGDGYSNMDGRLSSSSKSSSALHECSICGKGYAIGQALGGHMRRHRNNTSKESPSRSLSLSPPSSLPPEEEQLFSLPLLPHSSSPLAEEPRLSLPLLPQTPEPKTLKRKYYAVHNDKRLCLDLNLGPPCSYEEELDSEDHHHHQSTTKPYLGLTLFT, encoded by the coding sequence ATGAATAGCACTGAGCAGCCGTCTACGGCGAGTAGGTTGAATACCGAAAGCACTGAGCAGCAGCAGTCTACGGCGAGTAGGGTTTTTGAATGTAAAACCTGCGGAAAAGGATTTTCGTCGTTTCAAGCACTTGGTGGGCATAGAGCGAGTCACAAGAAACTTCGACTGGTTAAAGGAGATGGTTATTCAAATATGGATGGGAGATTGTCATCATCATCAAAGTCATCATCAGCTTTACATGAGTGCTCGATATGTGGAAAAGGGTATGCGATTGGTCAAGCTCTAGGAGGCCATATGAGAAGGCATAGAAACAACACTAGCAAAGAATCACCATCACGATCACTTTCACTTTCACCACCTTCATCTCTGCCACCAGAAGAAGAACAACTATTTTCGTTGCCTCTTCTTCCACACAGTAGTAGTCCTCTTGCCGAGGAACCCAGATTATCGCTGCCTCTCCTTCCGCAAACGCCGGAACCAAAAACGTTGAAAAGAAAGTATTATGCTGTGCACAATGATAAACGTCTGTGTTTGGATCTGAACTTAGGTCCTCCTTGTTCTTACGAAGAAGAACTAGACTCCgaagatcatcatcatcatcagagtaCCACGAAGCCGTATTTAGGTTTAACTCTGTTTACATAG